In Leishmania donovani BPK282A1 complete genome, chromosome 28, one DNA window encodes the following:
- a CDS encoding phenylalanine-4-hydroxylase, putative: MLLRSRLFLEAGMAAAATLKDQYASSGSNIKGADKKTRCRTSLQVSLSTDKPGELCHLLSVFKPYSINISQVANRPRAYENKAPLRTIFLDVDAYIEDESMKKVMTELHAKFPNVVVAGSWVIPWYPTEPKDLDELDQSTLAAGEELQEDPENPHPGFHDEVYRARRREIVGLAKNYKTGDQIPIVNYTEEENRVWTVVYDHLTRLYPTHACQQYNYVFPLLLENGVLSRTQTPQLRDVSEFLNEATGFTVRPVTGLLTSRDFLNALAFRVFYSTQYIRHAAQPLYTPEPDMVHDIIGHLPLLSDPDFANFTQTIGLASLGASDELLDKLAKVYWYSVEFGLCSEGGRRKAYGAGILSSCGELEYALSDKPECVPWDPTMASKTPFPITKYQPRYFVAESFSDAQRKLETWLSSQEKPLYTVYNSYSRRVQSYPKNTWNMLQEQMKRTNFTF; this comes from the coding sequence atgctgctgcgcagtcgTTTGTTCCTGGAGGCTggcatggccgccgccgccaccctgAAGGACCAGTACGCCTCCTCCGGGAGCAACATCAAGGGCGCCGACAAGAAGACGCGGTGCCGCACGTCCCTGCAGGTGTCCCTCTCCACTGATAAGCCTGGCGAGCTGTGTCACCTGCTGAGCGTCTTCAAGCCGTACAGCATCAACATCAGCCAGGTCGCCAACCGTCCTCGCGCGTACGAAAAcaaggcgccgctgcgcaccatCTTCCTCGACGTGGACGCTTACATTGAGGACGAAAGCATGAAGAAGGTCATGACGGAGCTGCACGCGAAATTTCCGAATGTAGTCGTAGCCGGATCATGGGTGATTCCGTGGTATCCGACGGAGCCCAAAGACCTCGACGAACTCGATCAGAGCAcgctcgctgctggcgaggAGCTGCAAGAAGACCCGGAAAACCCCCACCCCGGCTTCCACGACGAGGTCTAccgcgcccgccgccgcgagatTGTCGGGCTTGCCAAGAACTACAAAACCGGAGATCAGATCCCGATTGTAAACTACACAGAAGAAGAGAACCGTGTGTGGACAGTTGTCTACGACCACCTGACCCGCCTGTACccgacgcacgcgtgccAACAGTACAACTACGTCTtcccgctgctcctcgaaAACGGTGTGCTGAGCCGCACACAAacgccacagctgcgcgaTGTGAGCGAGTTCCTGAACGAGGCGACCGGTTTCACGGTACGCCCGGTGACGGGGCTGCTGACGTCGCGCGACTTCTTGAACGCCCTGGCGTTCCGCGTCTTTTACAGCACCCAGTACATTCGCCACGCGGCTCAGCCGTTGTACACGCCGGAGCCGGACATGGTGCATGACATCATTGGTCACCTGCCCCTGCTCTCTGATCCCGACTTCGCCAACTTCACCCAGACGATCGGCCTCGCCTCCCTTGGCGCCAGCGATGAGCTGCTGGACAAGCTGGCAAAGGTCTACTGGTATAGCGTCGAGTTCGGCCTCTGCAGCgagggcggccgccgcaAGGCCTACGGTGCTGGTATTTTATCGAGCTGTGGCGAGCTAGAGTACGCACTGAGCGACAAGCCGGAGTGCGTCCCGTGGGACCCCACAATGGCGTCCAAAACGCCGTTCCCCATCACCAAGTACCAGCCGCGGTACTTTGTGGCTGAAAGCTTCTCAGATGCGCAGCGTAAGCTGGAGACGTGGCTCAGCTCGCAGGAGAAGCCGCTGTACACCGTCTACAACTCGTACTCGCGGCGCGTGCAGTCGTACCCGAAGAACACGTGGAACATGCTCCAAGAGCAGATGAAGCGAACAAACTTCACCTTCTAA
- a CDS encoding ATP-dependent RNA helicase, putative, translated as MRAACDDAEDMHRAKARAKQQRWQERQERSKESREEIDRLQLRCADMRRELEDIAESNEANTSTEHQYSKFTELPISQRTQMGLERGHYTILTPIQKGTLHLALAGLDVLGAAKTGSGKTLCFVIPVLERLYREHWSSDMGVGALLLSPTRELALQIFKVMQLVGYKHVLSAALLTGGRDVQEERKRLHAISIIVGTPGRVLHHLQDDAELVLDNMQLFCMDEADRLLDMGFREAITSILAYLPPQRQSLLFSATQTTDVQMLAQMSLKNPRYVSTQAITAAPTPMTLCQNFVVVELHKKLDALLMFLKRHPNDKIVVFVSTCNQVKFMHRAFSKILKKMRIPSMCLTSKMKQFRREEVFLTFCRCKSAVLFCTDVASRGLDFPLVHWVVQYDCPESAQTYIHRAGRTARAGARGVSLLFLTPRETPMLSYLHHKHVPMREIAIKPDFLTSSKEIFVALVVQGLKYEAQKAFIAYLRSVYFASNKNVFEVAAVDVEAFAKSLGLPVVPDMSELQNLQRSAKNLPWDVVNFIAQRGGGGADKAGSTLTRKEKHLQATDMHRVMEQKQRFANKKGALCGDDSSGGDGSSGNADSDDDDFLVKKEPAGASGSGASVSVKAGTLIADSNPLHLTVEERLAGLSKNKRRKLIENADIRVRDLGLNQRIIFDDDDESDEEADTIGNGGRSGAKGNAAHSSPSDDDADEENETTVSGLLKHAVLRHRVEDRRDADSSNDDADDADFTAKLRTRVQANRADDLERAKKMRRLRRLQRQGRVSRKSTVDESGIKTANGGPRPANSDDDAYDGSGDYYDEDVDGSDAESTGSISRLLKAARGELYSDDEDGEEEKSLFGGSGAARKRTRENCTYHGIDSSDDNCSEKDADEVASPPPPPLRRPRQRR; from the coding sequence ATGCGCGCTGCTtgcgacgacgccgaggacATGCACCGCGCCAAGGCCCGggcaaagcagcagcgctggcagGAACGCCAGGAGCGCTCCAAAGAAAGCCGCGAAGAGATTGAcaggctgcagctgcgctgcgccgatATGCGTCGCGAATTGGAGGACATCGCCGAGTCGAACGAGGCGAACACGTCCACGGAGCACCAGTACTCCAAGTTCACAGAGCTGCCCATCTCGCAGCGCACCCAGATGGGGCTGGAGCGCGGCCATTACACGATACTCACACCCATTCAGAAAGGCACGCTTCACCTGGCCCTCGCCGGCCTCGATGTCCTTGGCGCGGCCAAGACAGGTTCTGGCAAGACCCTCTGCTTTGTAATCCCGGTTCTTGAGCGACTCTATCGCGAGCACTGGTCATCAGACATGGGGGTCGGGGCACTGCTTCTGAGTCCCACGCGCGAGCTGGCCCTTCAGATCTTCAAGGTGATGCAGCTCGTAGGCTACAAGCACGTCCTttcggcggcgctcctcaccggcggccgcgatgtgcaggaggagcgcaagCGGCTGCACGCCATCAGCATCATCGTCGGCACCCCAGGCCGCGTCCTTCACCACCTCCAGGATGACGCGGAGCTTGTCCTCGACAACATGCAGCTCTTCTGcatggacgaggcggacCGGCTGCTTGACATGGGCTTCCGTGAGGCCATCACCAGCATTCTCGCGTACCTGCCACCACAACGGCAGTCGCTCCTCTTCTCAGCTACTCAGACGACTGATGTGCAGATGCTCGCCCAGATGTCCCTCAAGAACCCGCGATACGTCTCCACGCAGGCCATCacggccgctccgacgccgaTGACGCTGTGCCAGaattttgttgttgttgagCTGCACAAGAAgctggatgcgctgctgatgtTCCTGAAGCGCCACCCGAACGACAAGATCGTCGTCTTTGTGAGCACCTGCAACCAGGTAAAGTTCATGCACCGTGCGTTCTCCAAGATCCTCAAGAAGATGCGCATCCCCTCCATGTGCCTGACCAGCAAGATGAAGCAGTTCCGTCGCGAGGAGGTGTTTCTGaccttctgccgctgcaagTCGGCAGTGCTTTTCTGCACCGACGTCGCCTCGCGTGGGCTCGATTTTCCACTCGTGCACTGGGTCGTGCAGTACGACTGCCCGGAGAGCGCGCAGACCTACATCCACCGTGCCGGTCGCACGGCGCGTGCTGGGGCGCGTGGGGTGAGCCTGCTCTTCCTCACCCCCCGTGAAACGCCGATGCTGAGCTACCTGCACCACAAGCATGTCCCGATGCGGGAAATCGCCATCAAGCCCGACTTCCTCACCTCCTCGAAGGAGATATTCGTTGCGCTCGTGGTACAGGGTCTGAAGTACGAAGCACAGAAGGCCTTCATCGCGTACCTGCGCTCTGTCTACTTTGCCTCCAACAAAAATGTCTTCGAGGTGGCTGCCGTCGACGTGGAGGCGTTTGCGAAGTCGCTCGGCTTGCCCGTTGTGCCAGACATGTCAGAGCTGCAGAACCTGCAACGCAGCGCCAAGAACTTGCCATGGGACGTCGTCAACTTcatcgcgcagcgcggcggtggcggcgctgacaaGGCCGGCAGCACCCTGACACGGAAGGAGAAGCACCTACAAGCAACGGACATGCACCGCGTCAtggagcagaagcagcggttTGCCAACAAGAAGGGTGCGCTGTGCGGTGATGACTCGAGTGGGGGCGACGGCTCTTCGGGCAACgcggacagcgacgacgacgactttCTTGTGAAGAAGGAGCCCGCTGGCGCCTCCGGTAGCGGCGCATCTGTCTCTGTCAAGGCTGGCACACTCATCGCAGACTCGAACCCATTGCACCTGACCGTGGAGGAGCGCCTCGCAGGCCTCTCGAAGAACAAGCGTCGGAAATTGATTGAAAATGCAGACATTCGCGTGCGTGACTTGGGGCTCAACCAGCGCATTAtcttcgacgacgacgacgagtcAGATGAAGAAGCCGACACCATCGGGAATGGCGGCAGAAGCGGGGCGAAAGGCAACGCGGCACACTCGTCTcccagcgacgacgatgctGACGAGGAAAATGAAACCACCGTCTCGGGCCTGCTCAAGCATGccgtgctgcggcaccgcgtgGAAGACCGCAGAGACGCTGACAGTagcaacgacgacgccgacgacgcggacTTCACGGCAAAGCTGCGAACGCGCGTGCAAGCCAACAGGGCCGACGACCTCGAACGCGCCAAGAAgatgcggcggctgcgacgcctgCAACGGCAAGGCCGCGTATCGCGCAAATCGACTGTCGACGAGAGCGGCATAAAGACTGCCAACGGCGGACCTCGCCCGGCCAACTCGGACGATGATGCGtatgacggcagcggcgactaCTACGATGAGGACgtggacggcagcgacgccgagaGCACCGGCTCCATCAGCCGTCTTCTCAAGGCGGCACGCGGCGAGCTCtacagcgacgacgaggacggcgaagaagagaagagccTCTTCGGCGGGTCGGGTGCTGCTCGCAAGCGCACACGTGAAAACTGCACATATCACGGCATTGATAGCAGCGACGACAACTGCAGTGAGAaggacgccgacgaggtcgcctctccgccgccgccgccgttgagGAGGCCTAGGCAGAGGCGCTGA
- a CDS encoding prenyltransferase, putative codes for MFRRTLFWPKVTRSWTTSSISAATAHFPDAVHADPASSRTGSTSAKESRSWKLGDDTVKAEALPKHLQLAVRKLQVYGDLVRFSRPVGWQLLLIPCYWGSSLAVTRALVWEGADPVVLCAPFIPLHLCVQFLLGAYLMRSVGCIVNDMWDRKFDRMVERTAQRPLACGAISMTEASAILLLHLSVAGVIALNLSPAALQACVAITPIWLIYPFMKRITYAPQLFLGLCFNWGIFVGYAAVLGRVDMAVCLPIYGGAVIWTILYDTIYAYQDRRDDLKCGVKSTAIWIGDRKYILNAMVAPIGASLLISGFLASQSLPYYIGIVLCMYHLHSIVDDVNIYDSWSCAQGFKRNVRVGMYVFMAMCLGNLCWAFASEHEAELDRNTDSAPKSSALSRFLFLDQETHGSMYTKGSFNWADRFMHPAFVQAESAKLAGATEAPPIPAWMRREYFWQNVSAILLFCGVAEDTVAAWSTFSYEWMDHYNMFSKVSP; via the coding sequence ATGTTTCGACGGACCCTGTTCTGGCCCAAGGTAACCCGCTCGTGGACAACGTCTTCgatcagcgccgccacggcacaCTTTCCCGACGCTGTCCACGCCGACCCAGCCTCGTCCCGCACCGGGTCGACCTCAGCCAAGGAGTCGCGCAGCTGGAAGCTGGGCGATGACACCGTCAAAGCGGAGGCGCTCCCAAAGCACCTGCAGCTTGCCGTGCGTAAGCTGCAGGTCTACGGCGACCTTGTTCGTTTTAGCCGGCCGGTGGGCTGGCAGCTCCTTCTAATCCCTTGCTACTGGGGCTCCTCTTTGGCAGTGACGCGGGCGCTTGTCTGGGAAGGCGCCGACCCGGTGGTGCTCTGCGCCCCGTTCATTCCCCTTCACTTGTGTGTCCAGTTCTTGCTCGGCGCCTACCTCATGCGCAGCGTAGGCTGCATCGTAAATGATATGTGGGACCGCAAGTTTGATCGCATGGTCGAGCGCACCGCGCAACGCCCGCTCGCTTGTGGCGCCATATCCATGACAGAGGCCTCCGCGATCCTCCTCTTGCACCTCTCCGTGGCCGGCGTGATCGCGCTCAACCTCTCGCCGGCAGCCCTGCAGGCGTGCGTGGCCATCACACCGATATGGTTGATTTACCCCTTCATGAAGCGCATCACCTACGCCCCGCAGCTCTTCTTGGGTCTGTGCTTCAACTGGGGTATCTTCGTCGGCTACGCGGCGGTGTTGGGGCGAGTCGACATGGCCGTGTGTCTGCCGATCTATGGCGGTGCCGTGATATGGACCATCTTGTACGACACCATCTACGCCTACCAGGACCGCCGCGACGACCTCAAATGCGGCGTCAAGAGCACTGCCATTTGGATCGGGGACCGCAAGTACATTCTGAATGCCATGGTGGCGCCCATCGGAGCGAGCCTGCTCATCAGTGGCTTTCTGGCGTCGCAGTCCCTGCCCTACTACATCGGGATCGTATTGTGCATGTACCACCTGCACTCCATTGTGGACGACGTAAACATCTACGACAGCTGGTCCTGCGCGCAGGGGTTCAAGCGCAACGTGCGAGTCGGCATGTACGTCTTTATGGCGATGTGCCTTGGCAACCTCTGCTGGGCTTTCGCGTCCGAGcacgaggcggagctggacaGGAACACCGACAGCGCCCCGAAGAGCTCGGCGCTCTCGCGCTTCCTGTTCCTAGATCAGGAGACGCACGGGTCAATGTACACAAAAGGCAGCTTCAACTGGGCGGACCGCTTTATGCATCCGGCGTTTGTGCAGGCCGAGAGCGCCAAGTTGGCCGGTGCCACTGAGGCACCGCCGATTCCAGCCTGGATGCGGCGTGAGTACTTCTGGCAGAACGTGTCAGCcatcctcctcttctgtGGCGTGGCGGAAGACACAGTGGCAGCGTGGTCGACGTTCTCGTACGAGTGGATGGACCACTACAACATGTTCTCGAAAGTATCTCCGTAG